One stretch of Melioribacteraceae bacterium 4301-Me DNA includes these proteins:
- a CDS encoding PorV/PorQ family protein: MNNYFKSIIIITLNLMLLEGRLYAQFEKKAQVGFRFLSNPIAAEVVGKGATGITTTVNSNGIFWNPALLSLVEPKVDVGLNHTEGIADIDYNAAAVSFKLSDIGVIGVSFLAMDYGDFYATRRASNEQGFIETGVFSPTGIAVGIAFSQKVSDRFSYGVHLKFVSQDLGSAWIATAGDNLNDPNLSLTQQEYTNSTIAADVGAFYDFHYKGIKFAAVLQNISKELKYVNEEFPLPFSISFGLSIQPLDFFMNMQEEQSFILNFESVHPRDYKEKVKIGGEYKFMNTLFLRAGYMMNYDERGWTAGIGFKYMVSQIPFRIDYAYEPFGVLGDRHYFSVGISY, encoded by the coding sequence ATGAACAATTATTTCAAGAGTATAATTATTATTACTCTAAATCTGATGTTATTAGAAGGGAGGTTATATGCGCAGTTTGAAAAAAAGGCTCAAGTCGGTTTTAGATTTCTCTCTAACCCAATAGCTGCAGAAGTTGTGGGTAAAGGCGCAACAGGTATTACTACTACTGTAAACTCAAATGGAATATTTTGGAATCCTGCTCTGCTTAGCTTGGTTGAACCAAAAGTAGATGTTGGATTAAATCATACTGAAGGTATTGCAGATATTGATTACAACGCAGCTGCTGTCTCTTTTAAGCTGTCTGATATTGGTGTTATTGGAGTAAGTTTTTTAGCTATGGATTACGGAGATTTTTATGCAACTCGCCGAGCTTCAAACGAGCAGGGTTTTATTGAAACTGGTGTTTTCTCGCCCACTGGCATTGCTGTTGGAATTGCATTTTCACAAAAAGTTAGTGATAGATTTTCTTACGGAGTACACTTGAAATTTGTTAGTCAAGATTTAGGTAGTGCATGGATTGCTACCGCAGGTGATAATTTAAATGACCCGAATTTGAGCCTTACACAACAAGAATATACAAATAGTACAATCGCTGCCGATGTTGGTGCATTCTATGACTTCCACTATAAAGGAATTAAGTTCGCTGCCGTGCTTCAAAATATTTCAAAAGAACTTAAATATGTTAACGAAGAATTCCCGCTCCCTTTTTCAATTAGTTTCGGTTTAAGTATACAACCGTTAGATTTCTTTATGAATATGCAAGAAGAACAATCATTTATTCTTAATTTTGAATCAGTGCATCCTAGAGATTACAAGGAAAAAGTAAAAATAGGTGGCGAGTATAAATTTATGAATACTCTTTTCCTTAGAGCAGGATATATGATGAATTATGATGAGAGAGGATGGACCGCAGGTATCGGATTTAAGTATATGGTTTCTCAAATTCCGTTTAGAATTGATTATGCTTATGAACCTTTTGGAGTATTGGGAGACAGACATTATTTCTCTGTTGGAATTAGTTATTGA
- a CDS encoding TonB-dependent receptor domain-containing protein, which yields MIINHKIHRFSLFLLLVLVSGISVSDLIAGNGKISGRVIDAATHEPLISANVIITHSIQPNGVRVAVDPPLGAATDADGYYFILNVPPGVYVVRASMIGYNAVSQEFVKVDPDRTILVNFELSTSAVQMQELVVVAQRDLIKADVSATQEVITTQRIEEMPILRVDEFVGKLKGIQLVSGEQGNGLSVRGGDIRETAIKMDGISLQDPRSETSYMSFNTTTIKEIQILTGGFEAKYGGIRSGLLNVITKEGSRDRYTLSLKFDYAPAQKKFFGVNPWSDESWIYKVYAGEYAMHGVPPGDTLVPIEFRDFKGWANRTTPERALDSLQKLDLWKAQHPQYEFANKPDYYFEGSITGPLPGSFIPLWSEFANRTTFLLGFKYENSQLAFPIGPRNNYVDWNTQLKLTTQVNRDIKLSVDGLYSKVETVSGGRTTNYGGALVDIASSFSFLNSSESSVIQQARLISGNSIDQIFNKSRLQFYDQRYFVGGLRLTHTLSNSAFYTINFNVGYTDQSLNPFAFDPNDSTKLVSYYSQAAKRTYTYYVPIYGSPNAATNYGNDVLGIFRMFGGTQRIDSSYSYVYQLNGDLTMQLGRHHQVEAGFSARLQDLFVYSGTWLQSQKSYSPDTWQYYKASPLEIGLYAQDKLEFEGMILNLGFRVDYFNPMKEGFKVGFPEDENYRKLYNEIYQNLPGDALSYERWVAFRGLLENPPGWPRTENKTQIKLSPRLGVSFPITESSKLYFNYGHFYQRPPTLMLYNTSVSVSSVAVPTPDLPMERTVSYEFGYEQMFFDDFIINATAYYKDISNEPLSRTFINYYQDNIVTEYVPDKYRDIRGIELRFERPFGKFISFNAMYDYQLQSIGQTGLSTVYEDRVIARDREIRSAALYNTEPRPRANINLNIHTPSDFGPELFGIRLLGELYANFFFEWQDGGRVLLNPEETQVRLQHWVDRVNYWNIDFRGSKSISTNFGNIEFVITIKNLTNNKWLMTENMSTSQLSAYKNSLRTPDKGGNDKWGEYKSDDGHINIGWWTAPLFLNPRRIILGLRINF from the coding sequence ATGATAATTAATCATAAGATTCACCGTTTTTCATTGTTTTTATTATTGGTTTTAGTATCTGGAATTAGCGTTTCGGATTTAATAGCTGGTAACGGTAAAATTTCAGGCCGTGTAATTGATGCAGCTACACATGAACCGCTAATTTCTGCCAATGTTATTATAACTCACTCAATTCAGCCTAATGGTGTGCGTGTGGCAGTTGACCCCCCGCTTGGAGCAGCTACAGATGCAGATGGTTATTATTTTATATTAAACGTTCCACCCGGCGTTTACGTAGTGCGTGCAAGTATGATAGGTTATAATGCTGTCTCACAAGAATTTGTTAAAGTTGACCCGGACCGCACAATTCTTGTTAATTTTGAATTGAGCACTTCTGCTGTTCAAATGCAGGAACTTGTAGTAGTAGCACAAAGAGATTTAATAAAAGCTGATGTATCAGCTACTCAAGAGGTAATAACCACTCAAAGAATAGAAGAAATGCCAATTTTGCGTGTCGATGAGTTTGTAGGGAAACTAAAAGGCATCCAATTAGTTAGTGGCGAGCAGGGTAATGGTTTGAGTGTAAGAGGTGGGGATATTCGTGAAACGGCTATTAAAATGGACGGCATTTCGCTGCAAGACCCACGTTCGGAAACGTCTTACATGTCGTTTAACACTACAACAATAAAAGAAATACAAATTTTAACCGGCGGTTTTGAAGCAAAGTACGGCGGCATTAGGTCGGGATTGTTAAATGTAATTACTAAAGAAGGAAGCCGTGACAGGTACACATTGTCTCTAAAATTTGATTATGCACCTGCACAAAAAAAATTTTTTGGAGTAAACCCATGGAGCGATGAATCATGGATCTACAAAGTTTATGCGGGTGAATATGCAATGCATGGTGTTCCTCCAGGCGATACTTTAGTGCCTATTGAGTTTAGAGATTTTAAAGGTTGGGCTAACCGCACTACACCTGAACGCGCATTGGATTCACTGCAGAAACTAGACCTATGGAAAGCACAACACCCACAATATGAGTTTGCAAATAAACCAGATTACTATTTCGAGGGTAGTATTACTGGTCCATTGCCCGGATCTTTTATACCATTGTGGAGTGAGTTTGCAAATAGAACAACATTTCTTCTTGGATTTAAATACGAAAATTCACAATTAGCTTTTCCTATTGGACCAAGAAACAACTATGTCGACTGGAATACGCAATTAAAGTTAACAACACAAGTTAATAGGGACATAAAATTATCTGTTGATGGGCTTTATTCAAAAGTTGAAACTGTAAGCGGAGGCAGAACAACAAATTATGGAGGTGCACTTGTAGATATAGCCTCTAGTTTTTCATTTCTTAATAGTTCAGAGAGCTCAGTTATTCAGCAGGCACGACTTATAAGCGGCAACAGTATTGACCAGATTTTCAATAAAAGTCGATTACAATTTTATGACCAACGCTATTTTGTTGGTGGTCTCAGGCTAACTCACACTTTATCTAATTCAGCATTTTACACAATTAATTTTAATGTTGGTTATACAGATCAATCACTAAATCCCTTTGCTTTTGACCCAAATGATTCCACAAAATTAGTTTCTTATTACAGCCAAGCTGCAAAAAGAACTTATACATACTACGTGCCTATATATGGCTCTCCCAACGCTGCAACTAATTACGGCAACGATGTATTAGGAATATTTAGAATGTTTGGTGGAACTCAAAGAATCGATTCTTCTTATTCCTATGTTTATCAATTAAATGGTGATTTAACAATGCAGCTTGGCAGGCATCATCAAGTTGAAGCAGGTTTTTCGGCAAGGCTTCAAGATTTATTTGTCTACAGCGGTACATGGCTACAATCTCAAAAATCCTATTCTCCGGATACATGGCAGTATTATAAAGCTTCTCCTCTTGAAATTGGATTGTACGCACAGGATAAACTTGAGTTCGAAGGGATGATATTAAACCTGGGATTCCGTGTTGATTACTTTAATCCTATGAAGGAAGGCTTTAAAGTTGGATTTCCTGAAGATGAAAATTATAGAAAATTGTATAACGAAATTTATCAAAACTTACCTGGGGATGCATTAAGTTATGAGCGATGGGTTGCATTTAGAGGCCTGCTTGAAAATCCTCCAGGCTGGCCCCGAACAGAAAACAAAACTCAAATTAAATTGTCTCCACGACTTGGTGTTTCCTTCCCAATTACTGAAAGCAGTAAATTATATTTTAACTACGGTCATTTTTATCAAAGGCCGCCTACCTTAATGCTCTATAACACAAGTGTGAGTGTAAGCTCAGTAGCTGTTCCTACTCCAGATTTACCAATGGAGCGAACAGTTTCATACGAATTTGGTTATGAACAAATGTTTTTTGATGATTTTATAATTAATGCAACAGCCTACTATAAAGATATTTCTAATGAACCGTTATCAAGAACTTTTATCAATTATTATCAAGATAATATTGTAACAGAATATGTACCAGATAAATATCGGGATATTAGAGGCATTGAATTAAGATTTGAACGGCCGTTTGGAAAGTTTATTTCCTTTAACGCAATGTACGATTATCAACTGCAAAGTATAGGTCAAACAGGTCTTTCAACAGTTTATGAGGACCGGGTAATTGCTCGCGATAGGGAAATTCGTTCCGCTGCTCTTTATAACACAGAACCAAGACCGCGTGCAAACATTAATTTAAACATTCATACTCCTTCTGATTTTGGTCCTGAACTATTTGGGATTCGTTTGTTAGGTGAACTCTATGCTAACTTCTTTTTTGAATGGCAAGATGGCGGCAGAGTACTGTTAAATCCCGAAGAAACACAAGTTCGACTTCAACATTGGGTAGATAGAGTTAATTACTGGAACATTGACTTTAGAGGAAGCAAATCAATATCAACTAACTTTGGCAATATTGAGTTTGTTATAACGATTAAAAATCTTACAAACAATAAATGGCTTATGACCGAAAATATGTCTACCTCGCAGTTGAGTGCTTATAAAAACTCATTACGAACTCCGGATAAAGGAGGAAACGATAAATGGGGTGAGTACAAATCTGACGATGGTCATATTAACATAGGATGGTGGACAGCACCGTTGTTTCTTAATCCAAGGCGAATAATTCTAGGTTTACGAATTAATTTTTAA
- a CDS encoding ROK family protein yields MSIIAIDLLSTSFTLAVFGKSGRIFEKQKFDITSLNGPQVSHFIQKQINATVKKFKGQPLQIKSVGIGVPGIYYSKTGTVWAPNIPGWESYPLKKDLNYLLIDENIKTKIASKRTCDILGEKWQGAAKNTRNAIFLSVGNGIGAGVLIDGRTLYGHNDIVGAAGWLTSSTHYKDEFKGTGFLESLASWKGILKKIIDYTKTKNYKGKLKNIPAQKLTINDLIIAYEENDPAAKKIINESIKLWGTAAANLISLFNPEVLIFGGALFGPTLKFLDKIKAEAEKWAQPISMVGVKFCGSKLGEDAGLYGAGFLALKKF; encoded by the coding sequence ATGTCTATTATCGCTATTGATCTTCTAAGTACATCTTTTACGTTAGCAGTATTTGGGAAAAGTGGAAGGATTTTTGAAAAGCAGAAATTTGATATCACTTCATTAAATGGTCCACAGGTAAGCCATTTTATTCAAAAGCAAATAAATGCTACAGTAAAAAAATTTAAAGGGCAGCCGCTTCAAATTAAATCAGTAGGAATTGGTGTACCCGGGATTTATTATTCAAAAACAGGAACCGTATGGGCACCAAATATACCAGGATGGGAAAGCTATCCGCTAAAAAAAGATTTGAATTATCTGCTTATTGATGAAAACATAAAAACAAAAATAGCAAGCAAACGTACATGTGATATACTTGGAGAAAAATGGCAAGGTGCTGCTAAAAACACAAGGAACGCAATTTTCCTTTCTGTAGGAAATGGCATTGGTGCTGGCGTTTTGATAGACGGCAGAACATTATATGGTCACAATGATATTGTTGGAGCTGCAGGCTGGCTAACATCATCTACTCATTATAAAGATGAATTTAAGGGAACAGGGTTCCTTGAAAGTTTAGCATCTTGGAAAGGAATTCTAAAGAAAATAATTGATTACACTAAAACAAAAAATTATAAAGGAAAATTAAAAAACATCCCGGCTCAAAAATTGACCATTAATGATTTAATTATTGCTTACGAAGAAAATGACCCGGCTGCAAAAAAAATTATAAATGAATCAATAAAACTTTGGGGAACTGCTGCAGCTAATTTAATAAGTCTATTTAACCCCGAAGTCCTAATTTTTGGCGGCGCATTATTTGGACCTACATTAAAATTTTTGGATAAAATAAAAGCTGAAGCTGAAAAATGGGCTCAGCCAATTTCTATGGTAGGGGTAAAGTTCTGCGGTTCCAAACTTGGTGAAGATGCAGGGCTGTACGGCGCAGGATTCCTTGCTTTAAAAAAATTTTGA
- a CDS encoding TlpA family protein disulfide reductase: protein MKPTSLKPKAGLAFEIFFPLISLFATFFIVFLFNTHIIAQTTIVKGKLLDEEGKPSRYSLVGIAPSEYANAANFVGCDEEGNYKISLKNSGFNFVLYSMPNHNPLRVPILNNKNKEVTINVNLVPYEFKDNLDEVGIAGSFNNFNIGSPEKMIKKEDGTFLFEVKTDQDEIKYQLCGIEKNGRSINAPLSSSFEPDSSGDYISIAKVKDGKAVIVFDPANLLKKKAEPNVSFNKNSIDEKICNLFSEHKRISQDISNKMETYLKAKGNIQNFQYENTNYLDGLLNKIESEKEKEVKDCLKLFYISFAPYKMKNYNREKATSFFESLLPQNEIWELIPNAFFSLYALFPQHKWNEIQNNFLKNSKSVTLKSNIFGYKLSLAKQKGDEEELKKLHTLISNEYKDVKELQNILKYYPIETKIKTGAKIPDFEVKSLDNPNEVYSKQSMLGKIYMIDFWATWCGPCVGEMKNLHKAYEKFKDKGFEILSLSLDAKPEDVFKFREEKWKMPWKNAFLEGGWQNPVCKKFEVVAIPEPILVGADGKILAYGGELRGESLEKTLSIYFKRHLKN, encoded by the coding sequence ATGAAACCAACTTCCCTTAAACCTAAAGCTGGATTGGCTTTTGAAATATTTTTTCCTTTAATATCCTTATTTGCTACTTTTTTTATTGTCTTTTTATTCAATACACATATCATAGCTCAAACTACTATAGTTAAAGGAAAATTATTAGATGAAGAGGGAAAACCTTCAAGATATTCACTCGTTGGAATTGCGCCTTCTGAATATGCAAATGCTGCTAATTTTGTCGGCTGTGATGAAGAAGGCAACTACAAAATTTCTTTGAAAAATTCAGGTTTCAATTTCGTGCTTTATTCAATGCCAAATCACAACCCACTAAGAGTCCCTATCCTTAATAACAAAAACAAAGAGGTTACCATAAACGTTAATCTGGTTCCATACGAGTTTAAAGATAATCTTGATGAAGTTGGTATCGCCGGGTCATTTAACAATTTTAATATTGGTTCACCGGAAAAAATGATTAAAAAAGAAGATGGCACTTTTCTTTTTGAAGTAAAAACTGACCAAGACGAAATAAAATACCAGCTATGCGGCATTGAAAAGAACGGCAGAAGTATTAACGCACCTCTATCAAGTAGTTTTGAGCCGGATTCTTCCGGTGATTATATATCAATTGCAAAAGTTAAGGATGGCAAAGCTGTAATTGTTTTTGACCCTGCTAATTTACTTAAGAAAAAAGCTGAGCCTAATGTTTCTTTTAATAAAAATTCAATAGATGAAAAAATATGCAACCTTTTTAGCGAGCACAAAAGAATCTCACAAGATATCTCCAATAAAATGGAAACTTATTTAAAAGCTAAAGGAAACATCCAGAATTTTCAGTATGAAAATACAAATTATCTCGATGGGCTTCTTAACAAAATTGAGTCTGAAAAAGAAAAAGAAGTTAAAGACTGCCTAAAGTTATTTTATATCTCTTTTGCCCCGTATAAAATGAAAAATTATAATAGAGAGAAAGCAACTTCTTTTTTTGAATCTCTATTGCCACAAAATGAAATTTGGGAATTAATCCCAAATGCTTTTTTCTCTTTGTATGCTTTATTCCCGCAGCATAAATGGAATGAGATACAAAATAATTTTTTGAAAAATTCAAAAAGTGTAACTCTAAAATCAAATATCTTTGGATACAAACTATCATTAGCTAAACAGAAAGGTGATGAAGAAGAACTAAAAAAACTTCATACGCTCATTTCAAATGAATATAAGGATGTAAAGGAATTACAGAATATTTTAAAATATTATCCTATTGAAACAAAAATAAAGACTGGGGCAAAAATTCCAGATTTTGAAGTCAAATCACTTGATAATCCAAATGAAGTATATTCTAAACAAAGTATGCTCGGCAAAATTTACATGATAGATTTTTGGGCTACCTGGTGCGGTCCTTGCGTGGGTGAAATGAAAAATCTTCATAAAGCATACGAAAAATTTAAGGATAAGGGGTTCGAGATATTAAGCCTTTCGCTTGATGCGAAGCCTGAAGATGTATTTAAATTCAGAGAAGAAAAATGGAAAATGCCATGGAAAAATGCCTTTTTAGAAGGCGGGTGGCAAAATCCTGTTTGTAAAAAATTTGAGGTGGTAGCTATTCCTGAACCAATTTTAGTGGGCGCAGACGGTAAAATTTTGGCTTATGGCGGTGAGCTTAGAGGAGAGAGTTTAGAAAAAACTTTGTCAATTTATTTTAAGAGACATCTGAAAAATTGA
- a CDS encoding TIGR01777 family oxidoreductase: MRKKVILTGSTGLIGKKLFLKLKEKEYDVIIFSRNLDRAKRINFGAKDYVHWDVKSANDLKGKHDWEKQLEEVHAIIHLAGENIMAKRWTSGHKKKILESRIYGTRSLVDAVSNIQNKPKVFICASAVGYYGNSENEVDENSPSGNGFLVEVVKKWEEEAAKIEDLNVRRVSIRLGIVLDKNEGALPKLLLPFKLFMGGYLGSGKQWFPWIHIEDVVNIFLFALENNQIAGALNAVSPNPVRMKEFCKILGKVMNRPSYLNVPAFAIKAVLGEAANSILEGAKVIPLKAFSNGYKFSFDKLEDALRNILEN; the protein is encoded by the coding sequence ATGAGAAAAAAAGTTATTCTAACTGGCTCTACTGGGTTAATAGGCAAAAAATTATTTCTCAAGTTAAAGGAAAAAGAATATGATGTAATTATTTTTTCACGAAACTTAGATAGAGCAAAAAGAATTAATTTTGGTGCAAAAGATTATGTCCATTGGGATGTTAAATCTGCAAACGACTTAAAAGGAAAACATGATTGGGAAAAACAATTGGAAGAAGTTCATGCAATCATTCATCTTGCTGGTGAAAATATTATGGCAAAAAGATGGACTTCAGGACACAAAAAGAAAATATTGGAAAGCAGAATTTATGGAACAAGGTCTTTGGTAGATGCTGTCAGCAATATACAAAATAAACCAAAGGTTTTTATTTGTGCTTCTGCAGTAGGTTACTACGGCAATTCTGAAAATGAAGTCGATGAAAATTCCCCATCAGGCAATGGCTTTTTAGTTGAAGTAGTAAAAAAGTGGGAAGAAGAAGCGGCTAAAATAGAAGACTTAAATGTAAGAAGAGTAAGTATTCGACTTGGGATAGTACTCGACAAAAACGAGGGTGCTTTGCCTAAATTGTTGCTTCCATTCAAATTGTTTATGGGCGGATATTTAGGAAGCGGTAAGCAATGGTTCCCGTGGATACATATCGAAGATGTAGTAAACATATTTTTATTTGCGCTTGAAAACAATCAAATTGCAGGTGCACTTAATGCCGTTTCTCCAAATCCAGTTAGAATGAAAGAGTTTTGTAAAATACTTGGTAAAGTAATGAACCGACCATCATATTTGAACGTGCCGGCCTTTGCCATAAAAGCAGTACTTGGGGAAGCTGCAAATAGTATATTAGAAGGGGCTAAGGTTATACCGCTAAAAGCCTTCAGTAATGGATACAAATTTAGTTTTGATAAGCTTGAAGACGCACTAAGAAATATTTTAGAAAATTAA